From a single Octopus sinensis unplaced genomic scaffold, ASM634580v1 Contig01833, whole genome shotgun sequence genomic region:
- the LOC115227117 gene encoding protein ZBED8-like, giving the protein MTLIDAKAKIFGFITALELWKKKFSKRNFSELYWLSKCEITNDAGIDHLNILIKDFNDRFCDLKAMNFPSWLTQPLLINVSDATIQYQEELSELQHDESVKTLFKLKGTKMWLYDEVERKYPKISTSARELLIPFPSSYLVECGFSAVDNLLEAKRNRLEITKRGDLRLKLTSCLLKLKTCAVCIRHRVLTKLVELTVK; this is encoded by the coding sequence ATGACACTTATTGATGCAAAAGCAAAGATTTTTGGATTTATTACAGCTCTCGaattatggaaaaagaaattttCCAAAAGAAATTTCAGTGAACTTTACTGGTTGAGTAAATGTGAAATAACGAATGATGCTGGCATTGatcatttaaatatcttgataAAGGATTTCAATGACAGATTTTGCGATTTAAAGGCAATGAATTTTCCTTCTTGGTTAACTCAACCGCTTCTGATTAACGTTTCTGATGCTACAATCCAATACCAAGAAGAGTTATCAGAATTACAACATGATGAATCAgtgaagactttgtttaaattgaaaggtacAAAGATGTGGCTATATGACGAGGTTGAAAGAAAATATCCTAAAATTTCTACATCAGCGAGAGAGCTACTGATTCCTTTCCCTTCGTCTTATTTGGTCGAATGTGGTTTTAGTGCAGTTGATAATTTGCTCGAAGCCAAGAGAAACCGGCTTGAGATTACAAAACGTGGCGATTTACGACTGAAATTAACAAGTTGTCTCCTCAAATTAAAAACTTGTGCTGTATGCATCAGGCACAGGGTTCTCACTAAATTAGTCGAGCTGACCGTCAAATAA
- the LOC115227118 gene encoding SCAN domain-containing protein 3-like: protein MSKPNKKKTRQYAVEFWKFGFIPDEHDERKPFCLLCNQTMSNESMKAGRLEAHLKVRYPNNSNLDLEYFKSLKEKFKNRTKLTSLFHAKQAPHTRALEASYEISLLIAKHGKNHTIGEQLIKPAISIFLKTVLQKDDGDIRTMPLSNNTVSNRIDEMGQDVESQLIEKLKLRKFSLQMDESTIRDSEALLLTYVRYIDHEEFQEEMLFCESFETTTTANDIYIKIKHYLDANKIPKENLLACAADGAPAMMGKNTGCLKMMMKDENPNMLTVHCVIHRENLVAKKLSPVLNKILQSVIKCVNSIKRNSKSERLFKQFCINQSAEHVRLLLHTEVRWLSSGNCLKRFMELFDQ from the coding sequence ATGAGCAAACCAAACAAGAAGAAGACTCGTCAATACGCGGTGGAGTTTTGGAAGTTTGGATTCATTCCTGATGAGCATGATGAGCGTAAACCGTTTTGCTTATTATGTAATCAGACGATGAGCAATGAGTCAATGAAGGCAGGTAGGCTGGAAGCGCACTTAAAGGTAAGATATCCTAATAATTCTAATTTAGATTTGGAATACTTcaaatcattgaaagaaaaatttaaaaaccgaACAAAACTCACTTCACTATTTCATGCAAAACAAGCGCCTCATACTCGTGCCCTTGAAGCCAGCTACGAAATCTCCTTGCTTATAGCAAAACATGGAAAGAATCACACTATTGGAGAGCAACTGATTAAACCTGCTATCTCAATATTCTTAAAAACTGTATTACAAAAAGATGATGGAGATATCAGGACTATGCCACTCAGTAATAACACTGTCTCGAACAGAATAGATGAAATGGGGCAAGATGTTGAAAGCCAGCTCATTGAGAAATTAAAATTGCGTAAGTTTTCATTACAAATGGACGAATCCACAATCCGGGACAGTGAGGCTCTGTTATTGACTTATGTGAGGTATATTGACCACGAGGAGTTTCAGGAAGAGATGCTGTTCTGCGAATCGTTTGAAACCACCACAACTGCAAatgatatttacatcaaaatcaaacattATTTGGATGCAAACAAAATACCAAAGGAAAACTTACTGGCATGTGCGGCAGACGGTGCACCTGCCATGATGGGCAAGAATACGGGAtgcttaaaaatgatgatgaaggatgaaAATCCAAACATGTTGACTGTCCATTGTGTAATACACCGAGAAAACTTGGTTGCCAAGAAATTGTCCCCTGTTCTTAACAAGATTCTTCAAAGTGTGATCAAGTGTGTCAACAGcattaaaagaaattctaaatcTGAACGTCTTTTTAAGCAGTTTTGTATAAATCAAAGTGCCGAACATGTTCGATTATTGCTTCATACAGAAGTAAGATGGCTATCAAGTGGAAACTGCTTAAAGAGGTTCATGGAATTATTTGATCAGTAA